CGAGAACAACCCCTACCTCGATCGTCTGCGCGAGTACGCCGAGAAGCAGAACGCGCCGGTGGTGGCCATCTGCGCCAAGATCGAAGCCGAACTCGCCGACATGGACGACGAGGACAAGAAGATGTTCCTGGCGGAAATCGGCCAGGAGGAGCCGGGCCTGGACCGCTTGATCCGCGCCGCTTTCAAGCTGCTGGGCCTGCAGACCTACTTCACCGCCGGCGTGAAGGAAGTGCGCGCCTGGACGATCCGCATCGGCGACACCGGCCCGCAGGCCGCCGGCGTGATCCACGGCGACTTCGAGCGCGGCTACATCCGCGCCCAGACCATCGCCTTCGACGACTTCATCGGTTTCAAGGGCGAGCAGGGCGCCAAGGACGCCGGAAAGATGCGCAGCGAAGGCAAGGAATACGTCGTCAAGGACGGCGACGTGATGAACTTCCTGTTCAACGTCTGACCACGGAATCGGCCGGCGCCACGCCGGCCGCCGGCGACGTTCAGCCTTCGGCGGTGACGGCCTCGTAGCCGGCCGCGTCGAGCAACTCGTCGAGCTCGGTCGGTGCCGACAGCCTGACCTTGAAGAACCAGCCCGCGTCCTGCGGGTCGGTGTTGGCCAGCGACGGATCGGCGCGCAGCGCTTCGTTCACTTCCACGATCTCGCCAGCGGCCGGCATGAACACGTCGGCTGCCGTCTTCACCGATTCGACCACCGCCGCGACCTCGCCACGGGCGAAAGTCTTGCCCGGCTCAGGAAGCTCCACGAAGACGATGTCGCCCAGCGTGTCCTGCGCGAAGGTGGTGATGCCGACGATGGCGGCGCTGGCGTCGGTGCCGTCGATCCACTGGTGTTCACGGGAATATCGGAGGGCCATGCGAGTGTTTCCTGGGCTTTGGGAGTGGGGGCGCATTGTCCCGGATCCTGAAAGCGGACAAAAAAAGACCCGCCGAAGCGGGCCCAAGAGGAGACGAGCTCTCCGTCGCATCATTCGAATGATGACCTTCATTGCAGCGTCGCTGGTGGTTGTGGCGTGCAGGACGAAAACGCATCGTGTGTCCGGAGCGGGACTACAGGCGTGGGGATGCCGCTCGTAAGATGGCGGACCCGTGCCCTGGACCTTCGCCGTCCAGCCGCCATTCGCCTTTCGACGAGGATTTCGACATGCGTTTCCCCTTCCTGGCCGCCGGCCTGGCGTTGGCCGTCTACGGCACCGCTGCGCAAGCCGACGTGTGCTTCACCGTGCTCGACAAGGCCGGCCGCGTGCTGCACCAGTCGCGCAAGGCGCCGGTCGACATGTCGCAGCCGATCAGCGCCACGCTCTACAGCCGGTTTCCTAACGCGGCTTCTATGGTCTTCGGCGCCAACAACGACTACTGCGAGGAAGTGCGGGAAAAGCCGGGCGTCACACCCCGCCGTGCCACGCGCCGCATGTAACCCCCTGTCACGGGTTGCCATGCCGATGCGCCTACCGTGGGTGCAACGCATCTCCAGGATGGAGTCAGTATGGAAATCCGCCGAATCTTCCTCGCCACGGTCGCGACCGTGGCTGCACTCCAGATGACCGGCTGCGCCGACGCCATGTGGGGACGCAATAACGGCGGCGCTTCCGGCACGCCGACGAATACGTCCCAGGGCGGCGTTCCGCCCGGGGCGGTGGTGCTGAGCGGCAGTTGCGATGCAGCAGCGGGTGCCTACGCGATCGGCTGGCCCGCCACGGCGGCGATGCAGTCGGAGCTCATCACCAAGACGCTGGCCAAGACCCTGCGGGTGATTCGGCCCGGCGAGTACGTCACCCAGGAATTCAGCTCGCAACGCCTCAATCTGCAGACCGATGGCACCGGCCGCATCACCGCGGTGACCTGCGGCTGAGCGCCTCGTCCGTATAGCTGCTCAGGCCGGCGCGGCGGGCGAGGCCGGCGTGCCGATCGCCACATCTTCCGGCTGCTCGGCCGGGATGTCGCCCCGCGGCATTTCGGGCTCCACCGGTAAGTCCGCCTTGTGTTCGGCAGGCGTTTCCACGTCGTGTTTCGGGTGATGCATGGCGGTGCCTTCGCGCCGCGTCAGCGGCAGAGAAAAGTACTGAGCTGCGGGCCTTCGGCCGGCGCACGCTTGGGGTCTTCGTTGGCCTGCTTCTGAAAGATGGCCTGGTCGAAGCTGCGCTGTTTGCAGGCCCGCAACGCGCTCTCGTAGACCGAGATCCGGCTGCGCAGGCTGGTGTGCTCGATGGTGATGTATTCGGTGGCGGGTGTGCCCAGGGCGTTGGAGGCGCCCGGCGTGGACGACACCACGGTGTTGCAGCCGGCGATCAGCAGGCCGCCGGCGATCGAAGCGGAGGCGGCGGTGGCGCGGCGCATGGCGGTTCGGTTCATGGAGACGATGGTGCGGCCGCGGCGGCGGCCAGGGGTGTCGAAAAGCATCGCGCGGGGCGATGCTCCGGGGCGAAGCGATTCGTTATTTCTTCTTCTTGCTGCGATCGGGCACGACGGTGATCGGCACGATGCCGAGCGGGGTCACCGGCTTGGGCGGCGACGTGTCGGTCTTGGGTTTCTTCGCTTCCTTGTTGCTGCGCTGTTGACCCTTGGCCATGGTCGTTCCTTGTGTTGGGCAGGTGCCGGGGCGGTG
The nucleotide sequence above comes from Xylophilus sp. GOD-11R. Encoded proteins:
- the gcvH gene encoding glycine cleavage system protein GcvH, whose protein sequence is MALRYSREHQWIDGTDASAAIVGITTFAQDTLGDIVFVELPEPGKTFARGEVAAVVESVKTAADVFMPAAGEIVEVNEALRADPSLANTDPQDAGWFFKVRLSAPTELDELLDAAGYEAVTAEG
- a CDS encoding I78 family peptidase inhibitor, translated to MEIRRIFLATVATVAALQMTGCADAMWGRNNGGASGTPTNTSQGGVPPGAVVLSGSCDAAAGAYAIGWPATAAMQSELITKTLAKTLRVIRPGEYVTQEFSSQRLNLQTDGTGRITAVTCG